The segment CGGATACGCCGCCTTCCTCAATCCCCCCGTACACCACTTTTGACAGTAACTCCGAGTCGTGAAGTCGTAGTCATAAAGCACGTAGAATGCTCGAGGCGCAACCTTAAGTATACGACGCGCCTGCTGAACTCTAATTTCTGGATATCTAAGCCCGTTCAGCGAACGGCGCTTAGCTTCCACAAAGGCTGCTCCGAGAATTGGTTTCTGCCCTTTTCGAACAATATTTACCAAAAACACAATATCGCCAAAATTCTTCTCGTACCGCCCATCCAGCTTGTAAGTCTCAAACTCTACGGACACAGCCTCCCGTCCATGAACCAATTTTCGACCGCGAACAGCGGACCGGATCCCTCCCAACATGGCGTGCGTAATGTGGTTCTCTTCCCACGCATAGGGATAACACTCAGCGATCCCAGAGTTGATGGCACTTTCGATTTCTATTGCTAAATGGCTCCATGCACTCATCATTCTCTCCATAAAGAAACCGCATCCACCCTTATTGGACCCAAACCCTAAGACTGAGACTGCGAACCCCCAACAGTTGTCCGAGAACCCAGATCGCCTTCCCCTCCGAGCGCCTTGGCCATTCCAACTTACCCAAGAAATCATGGGCGTCCTGTTCTTGTTGCTCACTATTTCGTATATTTATATTTCTGGCTCTAAAGATATCGCCTTTCCATGATCTCGGGGACCTCTCTCGAATAGCAGAACTCTCGATTCACGCAGACAACCAACGACAAGACTTGGCTTTCTACCTCATAGAACTCGTTACGCGGCGCACGAGACATCCTTACCCCAAGCTCTTCCAGAACCCCAATCAGTCTACTCTGATGCTCTACATACCTAAATTTCTCACTCGATGTGTTCGAGGTCAGTTTATTAGATTCCAGAATCGCACGATTAATTTCCTTGATCCGTTCCACATACCCCCTCGACAGCTTAGTAGAGCCCTCGCGAGACTCTTCAAATATGCGATTATACCACTTGAATATGTCTACTGAGCTGAGTTCGACAAGCGGCCTTTTCTCGATCTCTTGGGCCAGAAAACTCTGAAACACTGAAATATGCGATAGATGATTACTCAAAGCATTTGACTGTGCGTTGTTAATGTAACTTTGAAGCGCCACCCCTATACCACCGACCATCGCAGTCGCCACCACAATGGAGAGCATCCCTCTAATTAGGTCTACCGAGGCACTATAGATATCAAACGCGTTTTGAACACAATGATTGGAGAAACATAGATCCTTACTAAACGCACCCGAAAACCCTTCCACAAAAAACACCGTGGCCGAGAGACCCAATCCAACGATCAACACTGTCACAACAGCAAAAGACAGAACTTTAAAAAAAAACCAATTGTTACGAGTCATAGAGCGGCTTGACCTTCTTAAGTCGTTCCCTAAACTTTTTAGCCTTCGCTATATAGATAAGTTGCAGGACATTCAAACGCTCATGCGCCCTGTGATATCGCTTCCAATACCAGAAAGTGGCTCGCTTCTCCGCATGATCCTTTTCTAAGCGACTAACCATAACCTCCAGCCGATCCAAGTCTGCCCTTGATGGCAAGGGCCGGATACTTTTTAACCGTCTCACCAAGATCGAATGCTGCTTATGCCCTACACGACTTAATTTATTTACGCGCCCCATACACCGATTGTAATCGCGTCGGTACGCGTGACTTACACGGTAGTTCGGTTCCCGAGCAAGCTGCTCCATACTCTGAACCGACGCTCGAATGCGTTTTACCTCTCCGGCAGGCAGACGGGGCTCCTTGAAACCAACACGGAGCCCATGAACCGTTAGGGGCTCGGTAGATAACCGCTGGACAATAGTCTTGTCTTCGTTAATAGGCAGGTCTTTTTCGATAAGCATATCCGTGATTATCTTCTTGGCATAGCTGAAATTATAATTAGCTA is part of the Thioalkalivibrio sp. K90mix genome and harbors:
- a CDS encoding reverse transcriptase family protein yields the protein MRGDERYTTMRQPKLNGSDRIVNNPHYLIRKIQRRLNKRFFANPDFIRWPRHIFGCIPNYVDDDGELVTTDYVSCASKHCQSKSILKMDISDFFGNVHQDHVYKVFLNLLSFPEDVSKILTDLCTLRGSLPQGGLTSSYLASLCLHDKEGSVVRRLENKGLVYTRLVDDITVSSHVANYNFSYAKKIITDMLIEKDLPINEDKTIVQRLSTEPLTVHGLRVGFKEPRLPAGEVKRIRASVQSMEQLAREPNYRVSHAYRRDYNRCMGRVNKLSRVGHKQHSILVRRLKSIRPLPSRADLDRLEVMVSRLEKDHAEKRATFWYWKRYHRAHERLNVLQLIYIAKAKKFRERLKKVKPLYDS
- a CDS encoding retron Ec48 family effector membrane protein, which encodes MTRNNWFFFKVLSFAVVTVLIVGLGLSATVFFVEGFSGAFSKDLCFSNHCVQNAFDIYSASVDLIRGMLSIVVATAMVGGIGVALQSYINNAQSNALSNHLSHISVFQSFLAQEIEKRPLVELSSVDIFKWYNRIFEESREGSTKLSRGYVERIKEINRAILESNKLTSNTSSEKFRYVEHQSRLIGVLEELGVRMSRAPRNEFYEVESQVLSLVVCVNREFCYSREVPEIMERRYL